Genomic DNA from Epinephelus fuscoguttatus linkage group LG14, E.fuscoguttatus.final_Chr_v1:
TATTACCATGTGACCagcataattttattttatttctttccaCACTGACAGACATTAGAGTCAGTGAACTCAACTTCTGTAATGGAAGATCAAAATGACTGCAAGTCTATGGCCCTTTGCATTCCCACAATAATCTCATGATAATTAATTTTAAAGTGTGAAGTAGAGGAAATTTCTTTAAACAGAGGAGTTAAATCATTCAGTGGGAACAGAGACAACTTTTACTGAACTTTCCTGGTGCCTACTTGGTAGTTTCTGTGTATCCATCAGTTGCTGTGGCTAGATTCCACTCTCATGTCCCACCCTGGTGCTCTTTGTGTCTTGTCTACTAGAAGGAGAACAGAAAGCAGAGGGTCCTGTGACTCTGGTGTGTCCTTCAAGAGTGATCGGTCAAGAGAACTCGGcattgatttccaaaaaagatcCCCTTTCAGGTAAGCTTTTATAAGCATTAAAATGTAGCTGAATGTAATGATGTTTTGCATACAAGTGTGATTTAATAAAGTCATTGTATTCAGTATGTAAGTATTTAATTCACAGTTATGTTACTTGATCATTTTAGTCTCttaagggggatttatacttgtgtggcagACCCTACGCATGTGGCCTACGTCGTTGTGAGCATTAATACTTGTGTgacgtgtgtctgtgtcactctgcagttacacctccaaaacactagtcagtggcagaggtttctgtgacgtgctgtaaagtttagttgattcaaaacacacacaaagcacacttTAACCATGGCGTAATAGAGATAGTTccaaacacaagaacacaaatgAGCTTCACTTttactcgcagcattcacagacaaacacttgtctttatctggacacattctccccacaaatacaacatgctaaggttattagcataagcctatggcatttagcattatataaattagcctagtggctagcagacttctctctactcatataaaaccagggacaacagaaacatttaacaaaggtaaagtTGCAAATCttagctccattacaactcacaaggttcactgacaaaacatgttttccaaacaaatgtaacatgctaacattattagcacaagcctatggcattttacattgtataaattagctcagcgactagcggagatttcctctgctcatatgaagtcaggttaaatcacacacacaagatttaaAGTGCTATttctgtggaggctttactgtcttcagaatttattgtttcttgtctTTGAAATGAAACTGTAAAATGTTCACTCAGCTCCACCATCTTCAGTcaaacctgtgtgtgtattgtgtttaaggccctgacacgcCAAGCCGACAGTCGGCCGTCAACCAAAGTTGGGCTgctggtgagcatctgtcggcctagtttttggggtgtgtcccgcaccgttggCCCTTCGGCGTCGGCGTCGACGGCTTTTcgggccgattgagcatgttgaaccGGTGGCGGAGATAGTCGGtgaaagagatcactctgattggctgtttaggttttatttcctcgcccctgtagcgagtgaatgtgcctgtagtgaaaccggggctaaccagtGTTTCCTCCTCACGCTCCACTTCACTTAGCTGCCCacagacctgctgcttcttcccacttaaacctgaataacaaaccagagctagctgggagcgttAACCGCAGCATGACTGGAGGGaaacacagccagttagcctccgctagtctctgagctagccccggctctccgtttggatccaaccggagcaccgagccctggtttgttattcaggttaaagtgggaagaagcagcgggtttattgggcagctgagtgaagtggagcctgtggaggaaacaccgggagcGTCTGGATGTAacagtccgtggaggtgctgcggtgctcggctgcacagataggtaACACCTAGGctgtcaggatgtaccactctgtcactccACTCTCTCTTACGCAGGTGCAGGAtgtacgtgccacttggccgttGGATGTAGTCTGTGTAGTgcgttcaaatgcaactgacacagggcgacgtagacgacgcaacagttggctttcgtcgccgctggttctttgatgtcagtttggtgtgtccgcacctgcAGGGTTTCttgctccaccttttagtacctgATCTGtatgctaggtaccccaacagaggggggaccaaaaatggggacaatTGGTACCacccacaacttttcacagtggaaacagaaaaaaaagagtactgaactgaactgtaccgcaCCATATTGCTTGGTGTAAACGGGCCTTTAGTTAGCTAATTTGGTGCTATTACTATGTGACCTGTGTAATTTCCTTTCGTATCCACACTGACAGGCACCAAAGTCCGTAAAACAACTTCCCTTTTGAAAGATCAAAATGACTGCAAGTCTAAGGACCTCTGCACCCTCATCATAATCTAATGATAATTAATGTTAAAGTGAGAATTAGGAGGATACTTCTTTAAACAGAGGAGATAAATCATTCAGTGGGAACAGAGACAAGTTTTACTGAACTTTCCTGGTGCCTACTTGGTAGTTTCTGTGTATCCATCAGTTGCTGTGGCTGGATTCCACTCTCATGTCCCACCCTGGTGCTCTTTGTGTCTTGTTTACTAGAAGGAGAACAGAAAGCAGAGGGTCCTGTGATTCTGGTGTTTCCTTCAAGAGTGATCGGTCAAGAGAACTCGGCATTGATTTCAAAAAAAGATCCCCTTTCAGGTAAGCTTTTATAAGCATTAAAATGTAGCTGCATGTAGTGATGTTTAGTATCCACACAAGTCTGATTATGCAAGTCATTATTATGGTACTTTATAATTTTAGTATCAGTTAGCTAATTTGGTGTTATTACCATGTGACaagtgtaattttatttttttgtatccACACTCACAGAAATGAGAGTTAGTAAACTCAACACTGTCTCTATTCAAACCTCTGAGTGTGTTGTGTTACAGCCCAGAGCAGCTCCTGAGACCAGACTATCCAGTGCACAGAATGCCTGTGATGAGCAACTGGCCAGGGTACGTCACTATTGTGTCAGTCGCACATTGTATGGGTTACCTTTTTTCTTATTCCTCACGCTGCTTTCATATTTAAAATCCTGTTGCTTTgttgtttaaagtttgttttcataCTGAAGAAGTAGCATCATAACCGTGTTTATCGCACTTGCTGCAGGCCGAACTGCATTTCTCCTTCAGTGGAGGAGCACGCTGCAACAGATGGTGAGAATTTGGTCAAGTCGGAGAACACTTCAACAGAAGATGTGGTGTTGGTCCAGCCTTTGGACAATCTGTGAGTGTAATCTGTTAACCTCATATACCTTCTTttgcacactttttaaaatattctgttgaacatgtaaacatcattATAACTTTTTTGGCATCGTTGCATTCACATccttcttcatttttttcctttgtgttcTCTAACTGACTAATGATTGTTAGATTTCTCCTGTTCACTCCTGAGTCAGCAGTCAGCACTCAGCTCCACCATCTTTAGTcaaacctctgtgtgtgttgtgttacagcccagagcagcagcagcagcagcagcagcagcagcagcagaagagaccAGACTATCCAGTACTCAGTGGGATCATGTGTGACTGGGAGTAAGTCATTATTATGGTACTTCATAATTGTAGTatctaaagccccgtttccaccaaacactttcagtatggcacctttggaaccaacagtaacccttcagacatggtacctagcccctagtgtttccactgcagacagtcctcttaaatgtgggcggggttgttgtcactcaatgctccgtccagcactcactgtatttcctcctcaTAATAATGTAATGATAATTAATGTTAAAGTGAGAATTAGGAGGAAACTTCTTTAAACAGAGGAGATAAATCATTCAGTGGGAACAGAGACAAGTTTTACTGAACTTTCCTGGTGCCTACTTGGTAGTTTCTGTGTATCCATCAGTTGCTGTGGCTGGATTCCACTCTCATGTCCCACCCTGGTGCTCTTTGTGTCTTGTCTACTAGAAGGAGAACAGAAAGCAGAGGGTCCTGTGATTCTGGTGTTTCCTTCAAGAGTGATCGGTCAAGAGAACTCGGCATTGATTTCAAAAAAAGATCCCCTTTCAGGTAAGCTTTTATAAGCATTAAACTGTAGCTGCATGTAGTGATGTTTAGTATCCACACAAGTCTGATTATGTAAGTCATTATTATGGTACTTTATAATTTTAGTATCAGTTAGCTAATTTGGTGTTATTACCATGTGACaagtgtaattttatttttgtatccaCACTCACAGAAATGAGAGTTAGTAAACTCAACACTGTCTCTATTCAAACCTCTGAGTGTGTTGTGTTACAGCCCAGAGCAGCTCCTGAGACCAGACTATCCAGTGCACAGAATGCCTGTGATGAGCAACTGGCCAGGGTACGTCACTATTGTGTCAGTCGCACATTGTATGGGTTACCTTTTTTCTTATTCCTCACGCTGCTTTCATATTTAaaatcctgttgtttttttgtttaaagtttgttttcataCTGATGAAGTAGCATCATAACCGTGTTTATCACACTTGCTGCAGGCCGAACTGGATTTCTCCTTCAGTGGAGGAGCACGCTGCAACAGATGGTGAGAATTTGGTCAAGTCGGAGAACACTTCAACAGAAGATGTGGTGTTGGTCCAGCCTTTGGACAATCTGTGAGTGTAATCTGTTAACCTCATATACCTTCTTttgcacactttttaaaatattttgttgaacatgtaaacatcattATAACTTTTTTGGCATCGTTGCATTCACATccttcttcatttttttcctttgtgttcTCTAACTGACTAATGATTGTTAGATTTCTCCTGTTCACTCCTGAGTCAGCAGTCAGCACTCAGCTCCACCATCTTTAGTcaaacctctgtgtgtgttgtgttacagcccagagcagcagcagcagcagcagaagagaccAGACTATCCAGTACTCAGTGGGATCATGTGTGACTGGGAGTAAGTCATTATTATGGTACTTCATAATTTTAGCatctaaagccccgtttccaccaaacactttcagtatggcaCCTTTGGAagcaacagtaacccttcagacatggtacctagcccctagtgtttccactgcagacagtcctcttaaatgtgggcggggttgttgtcactcaatgctccgtccagcactcactgtatttcctcctcaTAATAATGTAATGATAATTAATGTTAAAGTGAGAATTAGGAGGAAACTTCTTTAAACAGAGGAGATAAATCATTCAGTGGGAACAGAGACAAGTTTTACTGAACTTTCCTGGTGCCTACTTGGTAGTTTCTGTGTATCCATCAGTTGCTGTGGCTGGATTCCACTCTCATGTCCCACCCCGGTGCTCTTTGTGTCTTGTCTACTAGAAGGAGAACAGAAAGCAGAGGGTCCTGTGATTCTGGTGTTTCCTTCAAGAGTGATCGATCAAGAGAACTCGGCATTGATTTCAAAAAAAGATCCCCTTTCAGGTAAGCTTTTATAAGCATTAAACTGTAGCTGCATGTAGTGATGTTTAGTATCCACACAAGTCTGATTATGCAAGTCATTATTATGGTACTTTATAATTTTAGTATCAGTTAGCTAATTTGGTGCCATTACCATGTGACaagtgtaattttattttttgtatccACACTCACAGAAATGAGAGTTAGTAAACTCAACACTGTCTCTATTCAAACCTCTGAGTGTGTTGTGTTACAGCCCAGAGCAGCTCCTGAGACCAGACTATCCAGTGCACAGAATGCCTGTGATGAGCAACTGGCCAGGGTACGTCACTATTGTGTCAGTCGCACATTGTATGGGTTACCTTTTTTCTTATTCCTCACGCTGCTTTCATATTTAaaatcctgttgtttttttgtttaaagtttgttttcataCTGATGAAGTAGCATCATAACCGTGTTTATCGCACTTGCTGCAGGCCGAACTGGATTTCTCCTTCAGTGGAGGAGCATGCTGCAACAGATGGTGAGAATTTGGTCAAGTCGGAGAACACTTCAACAGAAGATGTGGTGTTGGTCCAGCCTTTGGACAATCTGTGAGTGTAATCTGTTAACCACATATACCTTCTTttgcacactttttaaaatattttgttgaacatgtaaacatcattATAACTTTTTTGGCATTGTTGCATTCACATccttcttcatttttttcctttgtgttcTCTAACTGACTAATGATTGTTAGATTTCTCCTGTTCACTCCTGAGTCAGCAGTCAGCACTCAGCTCCACCATCTTTAGTcaaacctctgtgtgtgttgtgttacagcccagagcagcagcagcagcagaagagaccAGACTATCCAGTACTCAGTGGGATCATGTGTGACTGGGAGTAAGTCATTATTATGGTACTTCATAATTTTAGCatctaaagccccgtttccaccaaacactttcagtatggcacctttggaaccaacagtaacccttcagacatggtacctagcccctagtgtttccactgcagacagtcctcttaaatgtggcgggttgttgtcactcaatGCTCCGgcccagcactcactgtatttcctcctcaTAATAATGTAATGATAATTAATGTTAAAGTGAGAATTAGGAGGAAACTTCTTTAAACAGAGGAGATAAATCATTCAGTGGGAACAGAGACAAGTTTTACTGAACTTTCCTGGTGCCTACTTGGTAGTTTCTGTGTATCCATCAGTTGCTGTGGCTGGATTCCACTCTCATGTCCCACCCTGGTGCTCTTTGTGTCTTGTCTACTAGAAGGAGAACAGAAAGCAGAGGGTCCTGTGACTCTGGTGTTTCCTTCAAGAGTGATCGATCAAGAGAACTCGGCATTGATTTCAAAAAAAGATCCCCTTTCAGGTAAGCTTTTATAAGCATTAAACTGTAGCTGCATGTAGTGATGTTTTGTATCCACACAAGTCTGATTATGCAAGTCATTTTTATGGTACTTTATAATTTAAGTATCTTTTTTAGCTTATTTGGTGCTATTACCATGTGACCagcataattttattttatttctttccaCACTGACAGACATTAGAGTCAGTGAACTCAACTTCTGTAATGGAAGATCAAAATGACTGCAAGTCTAAGGCCCTTTGCATTCCCACAATAATCTCATGATAATTAATTTTAAAGTGTGAAGTAGAGGAAACTACTTTAAACAGAGGAGATAAATCATTTAGTGGGAACAGAGACAACTTTTACTGAACTTTCCTGGTGCCTACTTGGTAGTTTCTGTGTATCCATCAGTTGCTGTGGCTGGATTCCACTCTCATGTCCCACCCTGGTGCTCTTTGTGTCTTGTCTACTAGAAGGAGAACAGAAAGCAGAGGGTCCTGTGACTCTGGTGTGTCCTTCAAGAGTGATCGGTCAAGAGAACTCGGCATTGATTTCAAAAAAAGATCCCCTTTCAGGTAAGCTTTTATAAGCATTAAACTGTAGCTGCATGTAGTGATGTTTAGTATCCACACAAGTCTGATTATGTAAGTCATTATTATGGTACTTTATAATTTTAGTATCAGTTAGCTAATTTGGTGTTATTACCATGTGACaagtgtaattttatttttgtatccaCACTCACAGAAATGAGAGTTAGTAAACTCAACACTGTCTCTATTCAAACCTCTGAGTGTGTTGTGTTACAGCCCAGAGCAGCTCCTGAGACCAGACTATCCAGTGCACAGAATGCCTGTGATGAGCAACTGGCCAGGGTACGCACTATTGTGTCAGTCGCATACTGTATGGGTTACCTTTTCTTATTCCTCACGCTGCTTTCATATTTAaaatcctgttgtttttttgtttaaagtttgttttcataCTGATGAAGTAGCATCATAACCGTGTTTATCACACTTGCTGCAGGCCGAACTGGCTTTCTCCTTCAGGGGAGGAGCACGCTGCAACAGATGGTGAGAATTTGGTCAAGTCGGAGAACACTTCAACAGAAGATGTGGTGTTGGTCCAGCCTTTGGACAATCTGTGAGTGTAATCTGTTAACCTCATATACCTTCTTttgcacactttttaaaatattctgttgaacatgtaaacatcattATAACTTTTTTGGCATCGTTGCATCTACATccttcttcatttttttcctttgtgttcTCTAACTAACTAATGATTGTTAGATTTCTCCTGTTCACTCCTGAGTCAGCAGTCAGCACTCAGCTCCACCATCTTTAGTcaaacctctgtgtgtgttgtgttacagcccagagcagcagcagcagcagaagagaccAGACTATCCAGTACTCAGTGGGATCATGTGTGACTGGGAGTAAGTCATTATTATGGTACTTCATAATTGTAGTatctaaagccccgtttccaccaaacactttcagtatggcacctttggaaccaacagtaacccttcagacatggtacctagcccctagtgtttccactgcagacagtcctcttaaatgtgggcggggttgttgtcactcaatGCTCCGatcagcactcactgtatttcctcctcaTAATAATGTAATGATAATTAATGTTAAAGTGAGAATTAGGAGGATACTTCTTTAAACAGAGGAGTTAAATCATTCAGTGGGAACAGAGACAAGTTTTACTGAACTTTCCTGGTGCCTACTTGGTAGTTTCTGTGTATCCATCAGTTGCTGTGGCTGGATTCCACTCTCATGTCCCACCCTGGTGCTCTTTGTGTCTTGTCTACTAGAAGGAGAACAGAAAGCAGAGGGTCCTGTGATTCTGGTGTTTCCTTCAAGAGTGATCGGTCAAGAGAACTCGGCATTGATTTCAAAAAAAGATCCCCTTTCAGGTAAGCTTTTATAAGCATTAAACTGTAGCTGCATGTAGTGATGTTTTGTATCCACACAAGTCTGATTATGTAAGTCATTATTATGGTACTTTATAATTTAAGTATCTTTTTTAGCTTATTTGGTGCTATTACCATGTGACCAGcgtaattttatttcatttctttccACACTGACAGACATTAGAGTCAGTGAACTCAACTTCTGTAATGGAAGATCAAAATGACTGCAAGTCTATGGCCCTTTGCATTCCCACAATAATCTCATGATAATTAATGTTAAAGTGAGAATTAGGTGGAAACTTCTTTAAACAGAGGAGTTAAATCATTTAGTGGGAACAGAGACAAATTTTACTGAACTTTCCTGGTGCCTACTTGGTAGTTTCTGTGTATCCATCAGTTGCTGTGGCTGGATTCCACTCTCATGTCCCACCCTGGTGCTCTTTGTGTCTTGTCTACTAGAAGGAGAACAGAAAGCAGAGGGTCCTGTAAGTCTAGTGTTTCCTTCAAGAGTGATCGGTCAAGAGAACTCGGCATTGATTTCAAAAAAAGATCCCCTTTCAGGTAAGCTTTTATAAGCATTAAACTGTAGCTGCATGTAGTGATGTTTAGTATCCACACAAGTCTGATTATGTAAGTCATTATTATGGTACTTTATAATTTTAGTATCAGTTAGCTAATTTGGTGTTATTACCATGTGACaagtgtaattttatttttttgtatccACACTCACAGAAATGAGAGTTAGTAAACTCAACACTGTCTCTATTCAAACCTCTGAGTGTGTTGTGTTACAGCCCAGAGCAGCTCCTGAGACCAGACTATCCAGTGCACAGAATGCCTGTGATGAGCAACTGGCCAGGGTACGTCACTATTGTGTCAGTCACACATTGTATGGGTTACCGTTTTTCTTATTCCTCACGCTGCTTTCATATTTAAAATCCTGTTGCTTTGtcgtttaaagtttgttttcataCTGATGAAGTAGCATCATAACCGTGTTTATCGCACTTGCTGCAGGCCGAACTGGATTTCTCCTTCAGGGGAGGAGCACGCTGCAACAGATGGTGAGAATTTGGTCAAGTCGGAGAACACTTCAACAGAAGATGTGGTGTTGGTCCAGCCTTTGGACAATCTGTGAGTGTAATCTGTTAACCTCATATACCTTCTTttgcacactttttaaaatattttgttgaacatgtaaacatcattATAACTTTTTTGGCATCGTTGCATTCACATccttcttcatttttttcctttgtgttcTCTAACTGACTAATGATTGTTAGATTTCTCCTGTTCACTCCTGAGTCAGCAGTCAGCACTCAGCTCCACCATCTTTAGTcaaacctctgtgtgtgttgtgttacagcccagagcagcagcagcagcagcagcagcagcagaagagaccAGACTATCCAGTACTCAGTGGGATCATGTGTGACTGGGAGTAAGTCATTATTATGGTACTTCATAATTTTAGCatctaaagccccgtttccaccaaacactttcagtatggcaccttggaaccaacagtaacccttcagacatggtacctagcccctagtgtttccactgcagacagtcctcttaaatgtgggcggggttgttgtcactcaatgctccgtccagcactcactgtatttcctcctcaTAATAATGTAATGATAATTAATGTTAAAGTGAGAATTAGGAGGAAACTTCTTTAAACAGAGGAGTTAAATCATTCAGTGGGAACAGAGACAAGTTTTACTGAACTTTCCTGGTGCCTACTTGGTAGTTTCTGTGTATCCATCAGTTGCTGTGGCTGGATTCCACTCTCATGTCCCACCCTGGTGCTCTTTGTGTCTTGTTTACTAGAAGGAGAACAGAAAGCAGAGGGTCCTGTGATTCTGGTGTTTCTTTCAAGAGTGATCGGTCAAGAGAATTCGTCATTGATTTCAAAAAAAGATCCCCTTTCAGGTAAGCTTTTATAAGCATTAAACTGTAGCTGCATGTAGTGATGTTTAGTATCCACACAAGTCTGATTATGTACGTCATTATTATGGTACTTTATAATTTTAGTATCTTTTTTAGCTAATTTGGTGCTATTACCATGTGACaagtgtaattttatttttttgtatccACACTCACAGAAATGAGAGTTAGTAAACTCAactggcagtcggcccagtgaatgaagttattttttctcagact
This window encodes:
- the LOC125901175 gene encoding uncharacterized protein LOC125901175 isoform X10; protein product: MPVMSNWPGPNWISPSVEEHAATDGENLVKSENTSTEDVVLVQSLDNLPEQQQQQQQQQQQQKRPDYPVLSGIMCDWERRTESRGSCDSGVSFKSDRSRELGIDFKKRSPFRRRTESRGSCDSGVSFKSDRSRELGIDFQKRSPFSPEQLLRPDYPVHRMPVMSNWPGPNCISPSVEEHAATDGENLVKSENTSTEDVVLVQPLDNLPEQQQQQQQQQQQKRPDYPVLSGIMCDWERRTESRGSCDSGVSFKSDRSRELGIDFKKRSPFSPEQLLRPDYPVHRMPVMSNWPGPNWISPSVEEHAATDGENLVKSENTSTEDVVLVQPLDNLPEQQQQQQKRPDYPVLSGIMCDWERRTESRGSCDSGVSFKSDRSRELGIDFKKRSPFRRRTESRGSCDSGVSFKSDRSRELGIDFKKRSPFRRRTESRGSCDSGVSFKSDRSRELGIDFKKRSPFSPEQLLRPDYPVHRMPVMSNWPGPNWLSPSGEEHAATDGENLVKSENTSTEDVVLVQPLDNLPEQQQQQKRPDYPVLSGIMCDWERRTESRGSCDSGVSFKSDRSRELGIDFKKRSPFRRRTESRGSCKSSVSFKSDRSRELGIDFKKRSPFSPEQLLRPDYPVHRMPVMSNWPGPNWISPSGEEHAATDGENLVKSENTSTEDVVLVQPLDNLPEQQQQQQQQQKRPDYPVLSGIMCDWERRTESRGSCDSGVSFKSDRSREFVIDFKKRSPFRH
- the LOC125901175 gene encoding uncharacterized protein LOC125901175 isoform X20, yielding MPVMSNWPGPNWISPSVEEHAATDGENLVKSENTSTEDVVLVQSLDNLPEQQQQQQQQQQQQKRPDYPVLSGIMCDWERRTESRGSCDSGVSFKSDRSRELGIDFKKRSPFRRRTESRGSCDSGVSFKSDRSRELGIDFQKRSPFRRRTESRGSCDSGVSFKSDRSRELGIDFKKRSPFRRRTESRGSCDSGVSFKSDRSRELGIDFKKRSPFSPEQLLRPDYPVHRMPVMSNWPGPNWISPSVEEHAATDGENLVKSENTSTEDVVLVQPLDNLPEQQQQQQKRPDYPVLSGIMCDWERRTESRGSCDSGVSFKSDRSRELGIDFKKRSPFRRRTESRGSCDSGVSFKSDRSRELGIDFKKRSPFRRRTESRGSCDSGVSFKSDRSRELGIDFKKRSPFSPEQLLRPDYPVHRMPVMSNWPGPNWLSPSGEEHAATDGENLVKSENTSTEDVVLVQPLDNLPEQQQQQKRPDYPVLSGIMCDWERRTESRGSCDSGVSFKSDRSRELGIDFKKRSPFRRRTESRGSCKSSVSFKSDRSRELGIDFKKRSPFSPEQLLRPDYPVHRMPVMSNWPGPNWISPSGEEHAATDGENLVKSENTSTEDVVLVQPLDNLPEQQQQQQQQQKRPDYPVLSGIMCDWERRTESRGSCDSGVSFKSDRSREFVIDFKKRSPFRH
- the LOC125901175 gene encoding uncharacterized protein LOC125901175 isoform X23, with the protein product MPVMSNWPGPNWISPSVEEHAATDGENLVKSENTSTEDVVLVQSLDNLPEQQQQQQQQQQQQKRPDYPVLSGIMCDWERRTESRGSCDSGVSFKSDRSRELGIDFKKRSPFRRRTESRGSCDSGVSFKSDRSRELGIDFQKRSPFRRRTESRGSCDSGVSFKSDRSRELGIDFKKRSPFSPEQLLRPDYPVHRMPVMSNWPGPNCISPSVEEHAATDGENLVKSENTSTEDVVLVQPLDNLPEQQQQQQQQQQQKRPDYPVLSGIMCDWERRTESRGSCDSGVSFKSDRSRELGIDFKKRSPFSPEQLLRPDYPVHRMPVMSNWPGPNWISPSVEEHAATDGENLVKSENTSTEDVVLVQPLDNLPEQQQQQQKRPDYPVLSGIMCDWERRTESRGSCDSGVSFKSDRSRELGIDFKKRSPFRRRTESRGSCDSGVSFKSDRSRELGIDFKKRSPFRRRTESRGSCDSGVSFKSDRSRELGIDFKKRSPFRRRTESRGSCKSSVSFKSDRSRELGIDFKKRSPFSPEQLLRPDYPVHRMPVMSNWPGPNWISPSGEEHAATDGENLVKSENTSTEDVVLVQPLDNLPEQQQQQQQQQKRPDYPVLSGIMCDWERRTESRGSCDSGVSFKSDRSREFVIDFKKRSPFRH
- the LOC125901175 gene encoding uncharacterized protein LOC125901175 isoform X9 codes for the protein MPVMSNWPGPNWISPSVEEHAATDGENLVKSENTSTEDVVLVQSLDNLPEQQQQQQQQQQQQKRPDYPVLSGIMCDWERRTESRGSCDSGVSFKSDRSRELGIDFQKRSPFRRRTESRGSCDSGVSFKSDRSRELGIDFKKRSPFSPEQLLRPDYPVHRMPVMSNWPGPNCISPSVEEHAATDGENLVKSENTSTEDVVLVQPLDNLPEQQQQQQQQQQQKRPDYPVLSGIMCDWERRTESRGSCDSGVSFKSDRSRELGIDFKKRSPFSPEQLLRPDYPVHRMPVMSNWPGPNWISPSVEEHAATDGENLVKSENTSTEDVVLVQPLDNLPEQQQQQQKRPDYPVLSGIMCDWERRTESRGSCDSGVSFKSDRSRELGIDFKKRSPFRRRTESRGSCDSGVSFKSDRSRELGIDFKKRSPFRRRTESRGSCDSGVSFKSDRSRELGIDFKKRSPFSPEQLLRPDYPVHRMPVMSNWPGPNWLSPSGEEHAATDGENLVKSENTSTEDVVLVQPLDNLPEQQQQQKRPDYPVLSGIMCDWERRTESRGSCDSGVSFKSDRSRELGIDFKKRSPFRRRTESRGSCKSSVSFKSDRSRELGIDFKKRSPFSPEQLLRPDYPVHRMPVMSNWPGPNWISPSGEEHAATDGENLVKSENTSTEDVVLVQPLDNLPEQQQQQQQQQKRPDYPVLSGIMCDWERRTESRGSCDSGVSFKSDRSREFVIDFKKRSPFRH
- the LOC125901175 gene encoding uncharacterized protein LOC125901175 isoform X29; the encoded protein is MPVMSNWPGPNWISPSVEEHAATDGENLVKSENTSTEDVVLVQSLDNLPEQQQQQQQQQQQQKRPDYPVLSGIMCDWERRTESRGSCDSGVSFKSDRSRELGIDFKKRSPFRRRTESRGSCDSGVSFKSDRSRELGIDFQKRSPFRRRTESRGSCDSGVSFKSDRSRELGIDFKKRSPFSPEQLLRPDYPVHRMPVMSNWPGPNWISPSVEEHAATDGENLVKSENTSTEDVVLVQPLDNLPEQQQQQQKRPDYPVLSGIMCDWERRTESRGSCDSGVSFKSDRSRELGIDFKKRSPFRRRTESRGSCDSGVSFKSDRSRELGIDFKKRSPFRRRTESRGSCDSGVSFKSDRSRELGIDFKKRSPFSPEQLLRPDYPVHRMPVMSNWPGPNWLSPSGEEHAATDGENLVKSENTSTEDVVLVQPLDNLPEQQQQQKRPDYPVLSGIMCDWERRTESRGSCDSGVSFKSDRSRELGIDFKKRSPFRRRTESRGSCKSSVSFKSDRSRELGIDFKKRSPFSPEQLLRPDYPVHRMPVMSNWPGPNWISPSGEEHAATDGENLVKSENTSTEDVVLVQPLDNLPEQQQQQQQQQKRPDYPVLSGIMCDWERRTESRGSCDSGVSFKSDRSREFVIDFKKRSPFRH
- the LOC125901175 gene encoding uncharacterized protein LOC125901175 isoform X1; translation: MPVMSNWPGPNWISPSVEEHAATDGENLVKSENTSTEDVVLVQSLDNLPEQQQQQQQQQQQQKRPDYPVLSGIMCDWERRTESRGSCDSGVSFKSDRSRELGIDFKKRSPFRRRTESRGSCDSGVSFKSDRSRELGIDFQKRSPFRRRTESRGSCDSGVSFKSDRSRELGIDFKKRSPFSPEQLLRPDYPVHRMPVMSNWPGPNCISPSVEEHAATDGENLVKSENTSTEDVVLVQPLDNLPEQQQQQQQQQQQKRPDYPVLSGIMCDWERRTESRGSCDSGVSFKSDRSRELGIDFKKRSPFSPEQLLRPDYPVHRMPVMSNWPGPNWISPSVEEHAATDGENLVKSENTSTEDVVLVQPLDNLPEQQQQQQKRPDYPVLSGIMCDWERRTESRGSCDSGVSFKSDRSRELGIDFKKRSPFRRRTESRGSCDSGVSFKSDRSRELGIDFKKRSPFRRRTESRGSCDSGVSFKSDRSRELGIDFKKRSPFSPEQLLRPDYPVHRMPVMSNWPGPNWLSPSGEEHAATDGENLVKSENTSTEDVVLVQPLDNLPEQQQQQKRPDYPVLSGIMCDWERRTESRGSCDSGVSFKSDRSRELGIDFKKRSPFRRRTESRGSCKSSVSFKSDRSRELGIDFKKRSPFSPEQLLRPDYPVHRMPVMSNWPGPNWISPSGEEHAATDGENLVKSENTSTEDVVLVQPLDNLPEQQQQQQQQQKRPDYPVLSGIMCDWERRTESRGSCDSGVSFKSDRSREFVIDFKKRSPFRH